In Bacillus sp. S3, the sequence TTTCCCTTCAGGGTAATAATTGTGATTAGCCGCTTTTGTGTCTACGCCCGTTATCGTTAATTGCGGAGATGTTTGGTCGATGATGAACTCCCGTTTTTCTTGTACACCCGCATTGCCTGCTTTATCAGTGGAGGCGAGGATAACGGAATAATCCCCATCCTCGGTGAATGTATATGCACCAACACCGGTATCGGTTGTTCCCGCCAGCCATTTCAGCTGTCCGGCTTTTGAAAAATGAACTCCATCCTTGAGGACGGATAATTCATTGCCCGTCAACTGCAGATTTGTGTCGCTGATTTTAAACTGAAAATCAGTATTTTTATTAAAATAACGCTTATCCGTGAAAACGGGGTCAATGCTTACGACCGGAATCGTATGGTCAATCGTAAATAGGATAGACTTTTGTTCCGCGATATTTCCCGCCTTATCCTTGGCATCGATGATAATTTGATAATCGCCTTCGTTTTGCTCATCTTCCTGGGCAAAATCAATGGTATAGACGGAACTTGCCGGACTCTGGGTCCATGTTCCCGTTACATTGTCGATCGGCATATAGTCTCCACCAGATTTTCTTCTAACATCAATGTTAACATCGTTTATCTCAAAATTTGCCTGAAGTTCATTGACGAGAATGGACACGGTTCCCTTTTGCCCATAACGGCTGCCATTAAAGTCGGCACTCAGGCTAGTATCCACTACAGGTGCTGTAGCATCAATCGTAAAGTCTACTGTTTTCGCCACTTCATGTCCTGCCGCATCCTTCACTGTTACCGTCACACGGTATTCCCCGTCATAGCTGCTGTCTGCCTTCTCACTATTACCAAATGGCAGTGCGGCTGTTGAAGTTTCCCCTGTATTTTCCCATTTTGGATATCGGTCATCTTGGAAGTCAGTAAACTGGCCATCTGCAGCTCGTTTTTCTACTTTATAGGTAACCTTGTTGGTTTGGTAATTCTTTTCCTTAACTTGAATTGTTACTGTTCCGTTTTTTACAAACGAAGCGGGCTCAATCCCTGTTAGCGATACTTCCGGAGCCTTTGAGTCAACCACAAAAGAAAGCGGTCCGATGGAATCACTATTTTCCAACCCGTCCACCGAGTTGAAGGAAAGCTCATAATCCCCGTCCTCCAGGGTGACATTATTCTTCAATGTGGCAATGGTCCGCGATTCATCAGTTTTCAGTGCCATAGCCTTTTGATTTAACATTAGCAGTGTTTTGCTCATATCCAATGTTAAATCAGCGGCCTTAACAGACAAACTTCCGTTATCAACGTACAGCTGATCCTTGATCGTTTTTCCGCCTGCAGAGACTTCCAGCACTGGCTTTTGGCTGTCGATGGTGAATTGGACTTTTTGAGCGGTCTTATTGCCGGCAATATCGCTGGTTACAATCGTCAATTCATAGATTCCATCCTCCACCTCTTGCTTAAATGATGCCGTTTTGTTGTCAGCGGCAAAGCTTGGCGTTATGGTGATAGCTTCTGTTTTCCCGCCAATCGACTTTTTAGCCAGCGTCATGACAGTGGTCTCAACATTTAATTGCCTGTCATCCGTCAGACTGATGTCAACTGTTTTCTTTTCTTTATATTTCTGATTATGTTCGACACCTGTCACCACAATGGCCGGTGCGCTTTTATCAATTGTAAACGACACTGGATAGGTGAACTCCACCCCTTGGTTATCGGTAATGGTTGCCGTTCCTTCGTAATGCCCTTCCTCGGTCAGTGTCAAGTTGGCAAAGCGTTTAAAAAAACCAAATCGTTTTGGGGTAAAATCAACGACATGATCAAAGCTCTCCCCATTATGTGTTCTGACCAGGTTGGCTGTTGCCTTGGTAATCGCTCCGTCATCCTCAAACTTAACGGTCACATCTTGATGATAGAAACCATCATGGTCGAAGCCTGACATTTTTGGCTCGCCTTTATTGATAGTAAAGGAAACCTTTTTCTTCTCACTTTCATTCCCGGCTTGATCGTGGAGGAATGCTGTTACATCATATTTACCAGAATGAGGGAAAATAACACGGCCCAAGCGGTGATTTGTTTTATCCCATGTAATTTCCGCTTGCTCCCCTTCCCCCTCCTCATCGAGAACTACGAGGACGGATACAGCATCTTGAGAAAAATTCTCTTCCTCCACTTCTAGATACAAGACGACAAGGCCGTCTTTATCGGTGTAGACTGATTTATTGATCCCAGAAAGGGTAATCTTAGGGTTAACCGTATCTCTTTTAATGCTGAACGCTGCCGGCTTTGCAGTAAACCCCCATGAATTTTTAGCAAAATCCATGGCCACGTCTAACTGGCTGTCACCTTTGGAAGGGAACGTAATCTCTACTTTATACTCGCCATGAAACTGTGCCGCTGCATCAAGAATTTTGCTCACCTTTATGGCATTTGCGCCTTTTCCATCGTAAGATGCGTTTATGCTAAAGGGCTGCTCCACATCGGCCGGTGCCGGTTCTGGAGCCGGTTCGGCGGCAGGTTCTGATGCCGGATCTTCTGTTCCTGCTTCATCAGGCTTTTCAATGGAGCTAAGATAGTTTTGATAATCTTCTTTCAGATCAACTGTAAACGTCACGTTGTCCTTTTGGTTCGTATACCATTCCGGCTTCGGATCTTTATCCATATCCCAAGTTTTATTATTAAACTTGATATATCTGCTCGTCTCGTTTTGCGATAATACATGGCTCGTAAAAAACAGGACAAAGAGCAGCAGGATGATGGTAAAGCTAGTCCATACTAGCCATTTATTATGTTTATAGCTTTTATTGATTAGTTCTCCCATCCTCATTATCTCCTTCTATATGGTGTCATTCGTTTGTACGATGACCACGTCTAGTTCTTTCAAAAATTTACTGTCAGAAGCAGGCCCCGTTAACACAGTAGTCTCCTCCAACACATCATTTAACAACACCGTCTCGTCGCCAGTCTCCGCAGATAATAACTCTGTTGCTGCTGCATGTTCCGCTAAAAGCTCTGTTTCGTCTTGTTCGCCGGCGCCGAATTTCACTTCTAATAGTTCAGTAGAATCACTGGTGGTTGGCTCCACTCCTAATAATTCAGTAGAATCGCTGGTACCGGATTCTACTCCCAGCAGTTCAGTAGAGTCAACTGAAGCGGCAGATGCCTCTTCTGCCGTCAAAAGCTCTGTCGCCGCAACGCTGCCCGAGACTGCCACTTCTAATTCGACATCGCGGCGCGGCTGGATTTCCCTTGTGATGGGCTTATTGTGCTGAACTTGTTTAGAGCGGGAATGACCTTGCAGCTTTTTGGCCCATTTGTGGAAACTAAATCCTGTTAAATCCTCTATTACCTCTGAAATATTTAATTTAATATACAGAATAATAGAGAAAATAAGCGAGAGGATGGCTCCGGCTAAGCCGCCATAAAAGATTGTTTGATATTCCACATTATCCCCCCTGCCCTACCAAATTCAAATTAGTGTACCTTCTTGTCAGTTTGATAAAACTCTCATCCTTAGCCGCATCTTTTAATTGTGATGCCTTCTCGTACACCCTTAACGCTGCAGCATAATTCCGAAGTGACTCTTCCTTCGCTTGCTCCATATCAAGCAGTAAGTTTCCTAGTTTTGAATAAGCAGTGAGACTGGAGGGAAACTGCTTGATGGTCAGCTCGAATTGTTCGGCAGCCCGCTCGCGCTTGTCCATTTCCTCATAGATTGTCCCGATTTTCAGCATGTACTCTTCTTGCTTAATTTCCTCGCTGCCTCCAAGGAGATTGGTATAATGGCGGATTGCTTCCTCATAATCATAAATTGCAGTTGTTTTATCTTTGGAATTGATTCCCTTACTGTAATAAGCTTGTGCTAATTTCAGTTCAAAGTCCTTCACATATTTATCGGCTAAAAAGTCATCATCCAATTTGATGAGGACATCTTTTGACTTGGTAATTAATTGAATCGCCTTCGTATTGGCATCAGGGATTTGTGCTTTATACGACAGGTAAATATTCGCTAACGAATTGTAATTATCAATTTTTTTCGCATCATTGCGGGTTTTATCATTGTATTTTTCAAATTCATCCAATTCTTTGGCAAACTTTTTATAGTCGATGTTTAAACTTCCCATCGTCAACGCTAATGACTTGTAGTACTCTACTTCAGGTTTGACTTCTTGATCAACCTTATTAAAAAATTCTTGCGCCCGGAAATAGTCCTTTTCCACATCAAAATAGGTCATCCCAACTTTAAACAGAACCTCACTATTTTTATCAATATTGCCATACCCCTCATCGATATATCGTTCAATATTCGATAGGCCCTTATCCGCTTCGCCGCTTTGAATATACAAATCTAGTAAGTTATTAAAGGCCATTGCCCTGCCTTTATCGAGCTTAATCGCCTGTTCAAAAAGTTTAATGGCATCCCGATCCTGGCCATTTTGGATATAGCCGTTAGCCTCGTTGATTAAACTCATATAATCTTGCAGCTGTTCATTTTTCATCCCTTTATAACCCATGACAGAAGTCGTTGCAAATCCAAGGAACAGTACGGCCGGGATCAAGAATACCACAAATTTTTTCCAAAGCTTTCGTTTATATCCCTGTGTTAATTTGTTGATATTCAGAAGATCATAGCTCAGCTCTTCACAGCTTTGATATCGGTCATCCGGTTCAGCCGCAGTACATTTTGTAATAATATGCTCAAGACCTTCTGGCAGCGCCGAATTCCAGGTGCGAATCGGCCTTAATTCATATGGCGGGTCATTCAAGGTTTTTCCCGTCACCAAATGGTAAAGGGTCACACCTAAACTATAAATATCCGTTCTCGCATCTGTTTGCTTGCCGGATATCTGTTCTGGGGCTGCATACCCTTTTGTCCCCAGATTTGTGGTATCGGTAGAATTCTCTGTCTTAAACTCCCTGGCGATTCCGAAGTCAATCAGCTTAATTTTCCCCTCGGGAGTCAGCATGATATTATCTGGCTTCATATCGCGATAAATAATCGGATTTGGCTTTCGTGTATGTAGGTAGCCAAGCACATCACTTAACTGCCTCGCCCAATCAATCACCTCAAGCGCGGAAGCTGTATTTTCACGCTTCAGCTTCTCCTTCAGCGATTCACCTTCAATATAATCCATTACTACATAAATCTCGCCTTGGCGGTCAATGACATCATAGATCCGCGGTAAGGCGCCATGGTCTAATCTTTTGAGCATATTCGCCTCAACGACAAGACTGTTGACAAGCAAATCGTCGTCCTTGTTTGCCCGCTTGCGGATATCCTTGACGACGAGCGATTTCTTGAGCCTGTTATCCATGGCGAGGTAGACAATACTCATTCCGCCGCGGCCGATTTCTTTCAAAATTTCATAGCGTTCATCAATAATGGTGCCGATTTTAATCAAGGCGCATCACCTGCTGTTACTTTCGTTATTAAAACAGTGATATTATCGGTTTCCTTGCGTTTCTTCACCAGTTCAACAAGGCCTGTGACCGTCTCCTTCATCTGCTCCTCACCGGATAGATGGTCCGGATTTAAGCGGGTAAATATTTCGTCCTCACTGATTTCATGGTAAAATCCATCCGTACACAGCATGAACAAATCCCCGTCTTTCACCTCACCATCGGTTATGACAGGGTCCAAGCCCGGGGATGCCCCGACACATTGCAGCAGGACATTGCGGCGCGGGTCGACTTTTGCCTGTTCCTCAGTAATATTGCCGCGTTCAAGCTCCCTAGCCACCAGCGTTTGATCTTTCGTTAGTTGAAGAAGATCCTTGTGAATCTGGTAGGCTCTGCTATCGCCCACATGCAAAAGAAAATACTTGGTATTCACAATCAATAAAGCGGTGATGGTTGTCCCCAGCTTCAGGCTTGCCGTTTCCCCATACTCCAAGATTTTTCGATTAAGCCCCTTTACATAGGCTGCTAATTGCTGTCTGATTTCTGTCTCGACCTGCTCATGGCCGGAAAGAATGATTTTTGGCAGTTCCGTTTCAAACCAGTCAGACATCCCTCTAATCACGGTTGCACTTGCCAATTCTCCTTGCGTAAGCCCGCCCATTCCGTCACAAACGATGAACAGGCCGATACGGCCCTTTGGTGTCTTGGCTGATTTAAGCAGCAAAGCATCTTGATTGGTTTTCTTTTTAATGCCTGCGTCAGTATGGTAAGCAACTTGAAAAGACATGCACACACCGCCTTTCTTACTAAGTGTTACCCGTGATTGGAGCTCCAGGCACGTCGCTTTCCGCGGGGCGGGCGGTGAGCCTCCTCGGCGCTAAAGCGCCTGTGGGGTCTCACCTGTCCCGCTACTCCCGCAGGAGTCTTGCGCCTTCCGCACCAATCACCATGGCTCTTAATACAGCTAATTATTAAAACATCTTGAATACAAATTCTTCGTTTGCCAGTGTGATTCTGTCGTCGTGTCTGATTTTGACCTTTTCATTCTTGGCAAGCTTAATATCGTTCACAAAGCTTCCGTTCGTCGAGCGGTTATCCTTTAAAAAGTATTCGCCGTCCTCCGTCAGAATCTGGGCATGGACACGACCAACCGCTTTATTGGAGGATGTATAATCGACATTTTTTGCATCGCGGCCAAGTTTAAATACCTCTTTGGAAATCACGATTTTCTCATGATTAGTGAGGGCAAGTAAGAAAGGCATCGGATTGGAAGGCCCCAAGGTGGTGGTTCCTAAATCGGCCACACCTAAAACCGTTGTTCCTTCATCCTGATAATCAATTTCGACGGCAATCCCCTTTCCATTATTGCCTGGAACAATATTAATTTGTGTTCCCGCAATCGTGGCAGCCGCTTCAAATGATGCATCATTTTCCCCGAGCTCTGTTCTTGTCACCCTCTTGTACTGAATTTCTTCCTCAATTTCAAGCTTCTGGCCTGTTTGTTTATCCATCCTCACACTTTTATGATTGGTTGACATGACCTCATTTTGATCTTCAAGAAGAACTTCAGCATTCCCAGGGCTGTAAAAACTCAGACTTTTTTTAGCCGGCTTTTTAGAAGCAGCTTTTTCATGTACCTGTTTAGGTACGTTATTTTGCTGCGGGATCAACCCCACCGATTCATTGATATGGGCAAACATTTCTAATTTCCCCTTAAAATCCTGCAGATCAATTTCTTCCGCACGAACGAGATAATTATGAATGGCCATAAAGAAGTGTAAATCATCATCCTCGTCATACGGCGCCATCCACAGCAAACTCAATAAAAACTCCTTTACCGTGCAGGTCTCATAGCGATTATCTTTAATCGGCAAGTAGAAAAA encodes:
- a CDS encoding PP2C family protein-serine/threonine phosphatase is translated as MSFQVAYHTDAGIKKKTNQDALLLKSAKTPKGRIGLFIVCDGMGGLTQGELASATVIRGMSDWFETELPKIILSGHEQVETEIRQQLAAYVKGLNRKILEYGETASLKLGTTITALLIVNTKYFLLHVGDSRAYQIHKDLLQLTKDQTLVARELERGNITEEQAKVDPRRNVLLQCVGASPGLDPVITDGEVKDGDLFMLCTDGFYHEISEDEIFTRLNPDHLSGEEQMKETVTGLVELVKKRKETDNITVLITKVTAGDAP
- a CDS encoding serine/threonine-protein kinase; the encoded protein is MIKIGTIIDERYEILKEIGRGGMSIVYLAMDNRLKKSLVVKDIRKRANKDDDLLVNSLVVEANMLKRLDHGALPRIYDVIDRQGEIYVVMDYIEGESLKEKLKRENTASALEVIDWARQLSDVLGYLHTRKPNPIIYRDMKPDNIMLTPEGKIKLIDFGIAREFKTENSTDTTNLGTKGYAAPEQISGKQTDARTDIYSLGVTLYHLVTGKTLNDPPYELRPIRTWNSALPEGLEHIITKCTAAEPDDRYQSCEELSYDLLNINKLTQGYKRKLWKKFVVFLIPAVLFLGFATTSVMGYKGMKNEQLQDYMSLINEANGYIQNGQDRDAIKLFEQAIKLDKGRAMAFNNLLDLYIQSGEADKGLSNIERYIDEGYGNIDKNSEVLFKVGMTYFDVEKDYFRAQEFFNKVDQEVKPEVEYYKSLALTMGSLNIDYKKFAKELDEFEKYNDKTRNDAKKIDNYNSLANIYLSYKAQIPDANTKAIQLITKSKDVLIKLDDDFLADKYVKDFELKLAQAYYSKGINSKDKTTAIYDYEEAIRHYTNLLGGSEEIKQEEYMLKIGTIYEEMDKRERAAEQFELTIKQFPSSLTAYSKLGNLLLDMEQAKEESLRNYAAALRVYEKASQLKDAAKDESFIKLTRRYTNLNLVGQGG
- a CDS encoding FHA domain-containing protein, which encodes MIKQIDLNLENCREYLFFKVNSDVEVARNEIGLLENSQVFGLLSMVVIEKEKDIFFRYDLSSWENIKPLFFKGFSKERLYKFLIHIAETMIHSKKIGLQLNNIISDKRHIYIDPLSGRPLFFYLPIKDNRYETCTVKEFLLSLLWMAPYDEDDDLHFFMAIHNYLVRAEEIDLQDFKGKLEMFAHINESVGLIPQQNNVPKQVHEKAASKKPAKKSLSFYSPGNAEVLLEDQNEVMSTNHKSVRMDKQTGQKLEIEEEIQYKRVTRTELGENDASFEAAATIAGTQINIVPGNNGKGIAVEIDYQDEGTTVLGVADLGTTTLGPSNPMPFLLALTNHEKIVISKEVFKLGRDAKNVDYTSSNKAVGRVHAQILTEDGEYFLKDNRSTNGSFVNDIKLAKNEKVKIRHDDRITLANEEFVFKMF
- a CDS encoding Ig-like domain repeat protein, coding for MGELINKSYKHNKWLVWTSFTIILLLFVLFFTSHVLSQNETSRYIKFNNKTWDMDKDPKPEWYTNQKDNVTFTVDLKEDYQNYLSSIEKPDEAGTEDPASEPAAEPAPEPAPADVEQPFSINASYDGKGANAIKVSKILDAAAQFHGEYKVEITFPSKGDSQLDVAMDFAKNSWGFTAKPAAFSIKRDTVNPKITLSGINKSVYTDKDGLVVLYLEVEEENFSQDAVSVLVVLDEEGEGEQAEITWDKTNHRLGRVIFPHSGKYDVTAFLHDQAGNESEKKKVSFTINKGEPKMSGFDHDGFYHQDVTVKFEDDGAITKATANLVRTHNGESFDHVVDFTPKRFGFFKRFANLTLTEEGHYEGTATITDNQGVEFTYPVSFTIDKSAPAIVVTGVEHNQKYKEKKTVDISLTDDRQLNVETTVMTLAKKSIGGKTEAITITPSFAADNKTASFKQEVEDGIYELTIVTSDIAGNKTAQKVQFTIDSQKPVLEVSAGGKTIKDQLYVDNGSLSVKAADLTLDMSKTLLMLNQKAMALKTDESRTIATLKNNVTLEDGDYELSFNSVDGLENSDSIGPLSFVVDSKAPEVSLTGIEPASFVKNGTVTIQVKEKNYQTNKVTYKVEKRAADGQFTDFQDDRYPKWENTGETSTAALPFGNSEKADSSYDGEYRVTVTVKDAAGHEVAKTVDFTIDATAPVVDTSLSADFNGSRYGQKGTVSILVNELQANFEINDVNIDVRRKSGGDYMPIDNVTGTWTQSPASSVYTIDFAQEDEQNEGDYQIIIDAKDKAGNIAEQKSILFTIDHTIPVVSIDPVFTDKRYFNKNTDFQFKISDTNLQLTGNELSVLKDGVHFSKAGQLKWLAGTTDTGVGAYTFTEDGDYSVILASTDKAGNAGVQEKREFIIDQTSPQLTITGVDTKAANHNYYPEGKTVYAAVEDRNFAAEDIELTVTKDGKAISFGGWKKIYQTTKVTKVLLVKSHVTKTLAEDGNYTISLGLTDKAGNRSMIPPFGFTIDQTKPTIDIQGVDQNAFYNIDKKVDVTIKDKNLKLNTIKVTRDGSSYNAGGFRVSGETAALSHTFSKEGKYEIVVEAVDQAGNSFSRSVVFTIDKTKPVITPKFKGENRVIQNGQYINKIFTPQFVLDQSEDSIVSVTLNGGEDIKNQIPTAATEMEYRYHVAAKDKAGNEATLDISFILDTTRPILDIKGVVDGFFNKNITPVVTYDDKHLDENRSTVTLNNQPFNKKQKLDDERDYVLKAAIYDKADNVHARTVVFTIDKSAPVISFKEPITDRYFNKNLIPDLLIKDMSDYDIISLTLDGEPYTIGAPIETEGKHVLYFEVKDKAGNIKQLSVEFIIDKTKPKVVYEGVKKNKKYYEAVTVGIRLEHPEDTITSITVNGESFSGEAMTKDGAQVIKTTLKEIKPYEIKVVASDKAGNESTSTIPFEIVEKSALVKVYENKPLFAGSIAAGVLLLTAAGAFIFRRRKVVKAE